From the genome of Nocardia mangyaensis:
CGGTGCCGCCCGGCGCCGACTGCGTGATCCCGGTCGAGGATGTGCAGGTGGGCGCGGACCGGATCGTGGTCGAGCGCGGTCGTGGTCGGGGCGAGTTCGTGCGCGAGGCCGGCACCGATGTGCGCACCGGCGAGCTGGTCGCCCGGGCGGGCACCGTGCTCGCGCCCCGGCACATCGCGGCGCTCGCCGCCGTCGGGCTGCCCACCGTGCCGGTGCTGACCCGGCTGCGGGCGGTGTGCGTCACCACCGGTGACGAACTGCGGCCCGCGGGCAGTGCGCTCGCGCCGGGGCAGATCTACAACTCGAACGGGATCGCGCTGGCCGCGGCGTTGCGGGCCGACGGCGTCGAGGTGGTCGAGGTCGCGCACAGCACCGACGATCCCGCGCGGTTCACCGCCGTGCTGCGCGCCGCGGTCGCCGCCGCCGATGTGGTCTTCACCTCGGGCGGGGTGTCCAAGGGCGATTTCGAGGTTGTCAAGGATGTGCTGGCGCCGCTGGGCGGGACCTTCGGGCCGGTCGCCGTGCAGCCGGGCGGACCGCAGGGATACACGGTGGTCGACGGCGTTCCGGTGCTGAGTTTCCCCGGAAATCCGGTGAGCACGATGGTGTCCTATGCCGTGTTCGCGCGGCCCGTCGTGCGTGCGCTGGGCGGGCTGCCCGCGCCGGAGACCCGCGAGGTGACCCTGTTGACCCCCGTGCGCTCACCCGCCGGGCGACGCCAATACCTGCGCGGTCTGATGACCGAGAATGGAGTGGAAGTGATCTCGGGACCGGGCTCTCATCTCATCGCGGGCATGGCCTGGGCCGACGCACTCGTCGACGTGCCCGCCGAGGTCACCACGCTGCCCGCCGGTTCCCCTGTGCGAATCTTGTCGCTATGAGCGAGTTGTCCCACGTCGACCGCGAGGGTCGCGCGCGCATGGTCGATGTGAGTGCCAAGGCCGACACCACTCGGATCGCCGTCGCCGCAGGGGAATTGACCACCACGGCCGAGGTTGTCGCACTGGTGCGCGCCGACGGCATGCCCAAGGCGGATGTGCTGTCCACGGCGCGGCTGGCCGGAATCGCCGGGGCCAAGCGAACTTCGGAGCTGAT
Proteins encoded in this window:
- the glp gene encoding gephyrin-like molybdotransferase Glp produces the protein MTPRPATASARSVDEYRDTVAALLAHLFERPDEQAPVPAALGRVLATDVVSPTDLPVFRNSAMDGYAVRAADVAVTPAQLPVAGVIAAGDAGTSALDAGSAMKVMTGAPVPPGADCVIPVEDVQVGADRIVVERGRGRGEFVREAGTDVRTGELVARAGTVLAPRHIAALAAVGLPTVPVLTRLRAVCVTTGDELRPAGSALAPGQIYNSNGIALAAALRADGVEVVEVAHSTDDPARFTAVLRAAVAAADVVFTSGGVSKGDFEVVKDVLAPLGGTFGPVAVQPGGPQGYTVVDGVPVLSFPGNPVSTMVSYAVFARPVVRALGGLPAPETREVTLLTPVRSPAGRRQYLRGLMTENGVEVISGPGSHLIAGMAWADALVDVPAEVTTLPAGSPVRILSL